The Salvelinus namaycush isolate Seneca chromosome 11, SaNama_1.0, whole genome shotgun sequence DNA window cacacacacacacacacacacacacacacacacacaatacaatcTGTGAAACCAGCAAGTTTGTGAAATGTAACATTGTAACTCGGCCTATCAATTCACTGCCAAAGGGCTACGCCCTCTCTTTCCATCACTTCCGGGTCTAGTCGGACGGGGTTGTGAAAAAAATGGTTGTCACGATATTTAGCTAGGCAATCTACAAATGACAGATACATATAAAATTATACAGAGTACACTATCCATGTCAGGGTCCAAGAAGGATTTTCGCAGAATTGTGCAACTTTTTTTTCATAGACAGCAATATTTTATCTTGTCTGCAAACCCATCGTGAATTGGTAAGTTAGCGAACGTTCACTAGGTTAACGTTACTATACCTGATTGATGTTTTGACACGTAGCTTAGCCAACTAGCACTTGCTGCACCACCTAGCAAGCTATTTAccgatagctagctagctaacgttattgcACTGgtttagctagctaaacatttcCTCCTTTCCCAAGCTATATTTTTGGACACATTATGTCCGGTAGCTACGCTAACGTTAGTGCatcaagctagccaacgttaacTTGGAATATCCGTATTATTGAGTTTACAGAGTGATTCACCATAATATGCAGTATGATGTCGAAGCTTTACCTATCACCATACTTTTCCTGCTAGTTGTAACCAGAGGTGGCTGTTAACTAGGTTGCTAGCTAACGTGAATAAATAGTCATTAACGTTATGTGCAACGTTAGGACGTTGTAGAtaggtactgtagctagctaacgttagtgtgTGAATTCTGATATTATCCTGCATCGTTGACTAGCTGGTAGTGCTATGCTGCAAAGCTAGCATACTACGCCTGTGCCAAGAGGTCAGGACCTTTGTTATGGCATGTATCCACAGGGTCACTGGTTCAAACCCTGCTGTGACTGACCCACTTTACAGAATAGTGTGGTAGAAGGCTAGCTAGGCGAGTAGGTCTGTACTGTGTTCATAACTAATGCTCTTTTTGCCCAGGACTGCTGAGTGACTTAACCAGGTGGTGTTGGCACCTTTGTGTGCCATCTCATTCCAAGTCCCAGAGGAACCTTAATACAGGTAGATTATTTTCTCTACACCATCACAGATGCTCCTTCCGTCAGTGGGTCATGTGTACTGTTAGATAAGGTGTTTAGtacactcactttctctctctcctccccctccttctgCCTGTCTTCAGTAGAAGATGAACGGCCTGTCCATTAGAGAGCTCTGTTGCCTGTTCTGTTGCCCTCCTTGCCCCAGCCGCATCGCAGCCAAGCTGGCCTTCCTCCCTCCAGAGCCCACCTACTCCATGCTGCCTGACCCGGAGGCTACAGCTGCAGCAGCAGCCGGGACCACGCCAGGGGGTGCTCCCCCCTCTCTGGGGGCTCCGGGCCTGCGCTCCCGGCTGGGTGGCGGTGCGGGAGAcagaggtggtggagggggaggaggtggcGGAGAGGGCAGGTGGAAGCTCCATCTGACAGAGAGGGCAGAGTTCCAGTACACTCAGAGAGAGCTGGACATGACAGACGTGTTCCTGACCAGGTCCAGCCGGGGGAACAGGGTGGGCTGCATGTACATCCGATGTGCCCCCAACGccaggtgagaggagagagaagaactAGATTAGTATAGAGATGATGGGTCGCAACCTCTTTTGCACAACAAGGGAGATTGTGCAGGTTTTTCTATTTATAGAGATGCATGAATTATAGAGTTCTATTTTAGTGTTCTTTTATATTCTATGGTTGTATACATCACCGTTTCCTCCCTTCTCTTCTTTATTTTCCTCTAACTGTTCTCCCTCTCCCAGGTTCACAGTACTATTCTCCCATGGTAATGCAGTAGATTTGGGTCAGATGAGTAGCTTCTACATTGGCCTGGGCACGCGTATCAACTGCAACATCTTCTCCTACGACTACTCTGGCTACGGTGTCAGCACTGGCAAACCCTCAGAGAAGAACCTCTACGCTGACATAGACGCTGCCTGGCACGCCCTGCGCTCGCGGTAAACAGCTGTTACACTTTTGTATtgctattcttgtggggaccaaagaattgattcccatccaaaatcctattttccctaaccctaaatgtaacccttaacctaaacataaccttaaccctatgCCTAACCTCAACCCCAAAACTATACCTAACTCCTAACTGTAACCCTTAAcactaattgtaaccctaaacctaaaataGCAGTTTTCTTTGTGGGGACCGGCAAAATGTCCCCAATTTTCCTTGGTTTGAGTACTTCTGGTGAGTACTTCTGGTGAGTACTTCTGGTCCATACAAGGATAGGGTAGTGCTGGGTGGAAAACTGTACACACCGTTACCCTTCAGGAGTGCACAACAAGAAGGCCTATTCTGGTCATCTCGGCTGTGTTTTTGTTTACTCAGTTATCTGTGTTTGTGTCCCAGGTATGGTATCAGCCCAGAGAACATCATCCTGTATGGGCAGAGTATTGGCACAGTACCAACAGTGGACCTGGCGTCCAGGTTTGAGTGTGCTGCTGTGGTGCTCCACTCCCCTCTCACCTCTGGCATGAGGGTGGCTTTCCCCGACACCAAGAAGACGTACTGCTTCGACGCCTTTCCCAagtgtgtctcacacacacacacacacacacacacacacacacacacacacacacacacacaaaacacattagAATGC harbors:
- the LOC120055616 gene encoding alpha/beta hydrolase domain-containing protein 17A-like; protein product: MNGLSIRELCCLFCCPPCPSRIAAKLAFLPPEPTYSMLPDPEATAAAAAGTTPGGAPPSLGAPGLRSRLGGGAGDRGGGGGGGGGEGRWKLHLTERAEFQYTQRELDMTDVFLTRSSRGNRVGCMYIRCAPNARFTVLFSHGNAVDLGQMSSFYIGLGTRINCNIFSYDYSGYGVSTGKPSEKNLYADIDAAWHALRSRYGISPENIILYGQSIGTVPTVDLASRFECAAVVLHSPLTSGMRVAFPDTKKTYCFDAFPNIEKVSKIPSPVLIIHGTEDEVIDFSHGLALFERCPKAVEPLWVEGAGHNDIELYSQYLERLRRFINQDLAAAHA